The proteins below are encoded in one region of Festucalex cinctus isolate MCC-2025b chromosome 2, RoL_Fcin_1.0, whole genome shotgun sequence:
- the cebpb gene encoding CCAAT/enhancer-binding protein beta — protein sequence MEVAGFYDEGGFAIHARDGIINPGGSYWRLGDSMTELGIEERERAIDFSLYLDPAAVHCPQVAAAAAAAAAAHSHPPQGDVFSDFLAESKLKRAANFKNYTLLSELEAAQRDGSRDPRGAPYGLGYADIQETRDSVLASELARYRGAARDDSQEDVKMENGSSAFDMRPYLQYQSTGGSMGNISTASSTCSSPPGTPAPAGQGRSPRSPSHGAKLSSGKAKKRLDKDSEEYRQRRERNNLAVRKSRDKAKMRNLETQHKVLELAAENDRLQKRVEQLSRELATLRNLLSATGQC from the coding sequence ATGGAAGTGGCCGGTTTCTACGACGAGGGCGGCTTTGCTATCCACGCGAGAGACGGCATTATCAACCCCGGCGGCTCGTATTGGAGGCTCGGCGACTCGATGACGGAGTTGGGCATCGAGGAGCGGGAGAGAGCAATCGACTTCAGCCTCTACTTGGATCCGGCGGCCGTGCACTGCCcgcaggtggcggcggcggcggcggcggcggcggcggcgcactCTCACCCTCCGCAAGGCGACGTCTTCTCCGACTTCTTGGCCGAGAGCAAGCTCAAGAGGGCGGCCAATTTCAAGAACTACACGCTGCTCAGTGAGCTGGAGGCGGCTCAGCGAGACGGGTCGCGGGACCCCCGGGGGGCGCCGTACGGACTCGGCTACGCCGACATCCAGGAGACGCGAGACAGCGTGCTCGCCTCCGAGCTGGCCCGCTACCGAGGAGCGGCCAGAGACGACAGCCAAGAGGACGTGAAGATGGAGAACGGCTCGTCCGCCTTTGACATGCGCCCTTACCTGCAGTACCAGTCGACCGGGGGCAGCATGGGCAACATCTCCACGGCGTCCTCCACTTGCTCCAGCCCGCCCGGAACCCCCGCGCCCGCGGGTCAGGGCAGATCCCCGAGGTCGCCGTCTCACGGCGCCAAGCTCTCCAGCGGCAAGGCGAAGAAGCGCCTGGACAAGGACAGTGAGGAGTACCGGCAGAGGCGCGAGAGGAACAACCTGGCCGTGCGTAAGAGCCGCGACAAAGCCAAAATGCGCAACTTGGAGACGCAGCACAAAGTTTTGGAACTGGCGGCGGAGAACGATCGTTTACAGAAGAGAGTGGAGCAGCTGTCCAGGGAGCTGGCCACCTTGCGCAACCTGCTCTCGGCCACCGGCCAGTGTTAG